The following are encoded in a window of Nocardioides houyundeii genomic DNA:
- a CDS encoding 2-oxoacid:acceptor oxidoreductase subunit alpha, translating into MESVAKPVEQVERVIIRFAGDSGDGMQLTGDRFTQETAAFGNDLSTFPSFPAEIRAPQGTVHGVSSFQLHFASRDILTPGDFPHVLVAMNPAALKANIADLRPGAVIIVDTHDFTNRNLTKATYTSNPLEDGSLDDFQVHALDLTGMAVAATKEFGLSRKDGARSKNMFALGLLSWMYGRPIQGTLDYITSKFASKPEVRDGNVAAFKAGFHFGETTESFAVSYEVKPAETSVGRYRNITGNTALSYGILTAGHLADLPVFLGAYPITPASDILHELSKHKRLGATTFQAEDEIAGIGAALGASYAGHLGVTSTSGPGVALKSEAMGLAVMLELPLLVIDVQRGGPSTGLPTKTEQADLMQAMFGRNGEAPLPVIAAQSPSDCFDAAIEAARIAITYRTPVMLLSDGYLANGSEPWQLPDVASLPKIDPAFATEPNHVGVDKDGAEQPEFWPYLRDADTLARPWAPPGVAGLEHRIGGIEKKENTGEISYDPGNHERMVKLRQAKVDGVAASIPDLVVDDPSGRARLLVIGWGSTYGPIGAGARRVRDRGLDVAQVHLRHLNPFPANLGEILARYDRVLVPEMNMGQLSLLLRAKFLVDAQSATNVRGMPFGAEEMEGILLAALADLGQTPPAPSDDLDLQEALR; encoded by the coding sequence ATGGAGTCGGTAGCAAAGCCGGTCGAACAGGTCGAGCGCGTGATCATCCGGTTCGCCGGGGACTCGGGCGACGGCATGCAGCTGACCGGTGACCGGTTCACCCAGGAGACGGCGGCCTTCGGCAACGACCTGTCCACGTTCCCCAGCTTCCCCGCCGAGATCCGCGCCCCCCAGGGCACCGTCCACGGCGTCTCGTCGTTCCAGCTGCACTTCGCCAGCCGCGACATCCTCACCCCGGGCGACTTCCCGCACGTCCTGGTCGCGATGAACCCCGCCGCGCTGAAGGCGAACATCGCCGACCTGCGTCCCGGCGCGGTGATCATCGTCGACACCCACGACTTCACCAACCGCAACCTGACCAAGGCCACCTACACGAGCAACCCGCTCGAGGACGGCTCCCTGGACGACTTCCAGGTGCACGCGCTCGACCTCACCGGCATGGCCGTCGCGGCGACCAAGGAGTTCGGCCTCTCCCGCAAGGACGGGGCCCGCTCGAAGAACATGTTCGCGCTGGGGCTGCTCTCGTGGATGTACGGCCGGCCCATCCAGGGCACCTTGGACTACATCACCTCCAAGTTCGCCTCGAAGCCCGAGGTCCGCGACGGCAACGTCGCCGCCTTCAAGGCCGGCTTCCACTTCGGCGAGACCACCGAGTCCTTCGCCGTGTCCTACGAGGTCAAGCCCGCCGAGACCTCGGTCGGCCGCTACCGCAACATCACCGGCAACACCGCGCTCTCCTACGGCATCCTGACCGCCGGCCACCTGGCCGACCTGCCGGTCTTCCTCGGCGCCTACCCGATCACCCCGGCCTCGGACATCCTGCACGAGCTGAGCAAGCACAAGCGGCTCGGCGCGACCACCTTCCAGGCCGAGGACGAGATCGCCGGCATCGGCGCCGCCCTCGGTGCCTCGTACGCCGGTCACCTGGGCGTCACGAGCACGTCGGGCCCGGGCGTCGCGCTGAAGTCCGAGGCGATGGGTCTCGCGGTGATGCTCGAGCTGCCGCTCCTGGTCATCGACGTGCAGCGCGGTGGCCCCTCCACCGGGCTGCCGACCAAGACCGAGCAGGCCGACCTGATGCAGGCGATGTTCGGCCGCAACGGCGAGGCGCCGCTGCCCGTCATCGCCGCGCAGTCCCCCTCCGACTGCTTCGACGCCGCCATCGAGGCCGCCCGGATCGCGATCACCTACCGCACCCCGGTGATGCTGCTCTCCGACGGCTACCTGGCCAACGGCTCCGAGCCGTGGCAGCTCCCCGACGTGGCGAGCCTGCCCAAGATCGACCCCGCCTTCGCCACCGAGCCCAACCACGTCGGCGTGGACAAGGACGGCGCGGAGCAGCCGGAGTTCTGGCCCTACCTGCGCGACGCCGACACCCTGGCCCGCCCGTGGGCGCCGCCGGGCGTCGCCGGTCTCGAGCACCGCATCGGCGGCATCGAGAAGAAGGAGAACACCGGGGAGATCTCCTACGACCCCGGCAACCACGAGCGGATGGTCAAGCTGCGCCAGGCCAAGGTCGACGGCGTCGCCGCGAGCATCCCGGACCTGGTCGTCGACGACCCGTCGGGCCGCGCCCGCCTGCTGGTGATCGGCTGGGGCTCGACCTACGGCCCGATCGGCGCCGGCGCCCGCCGGGTGCGCGACCGTGGCCTCGACGTGGCCCAGGTGCACCTGCGCCACCTCAACCCCTTCCCGGCCAACCTGGGCGAGATCCTGGCCCGCTACGACCGGGTCCTGGTGCCGGAGATGAACATGGGCCAGCTCTCGCTGCTGCTGCGCGCCAAGTTCCTCGTCGACGCCCAGTCGGCCACCAACGTCCGCGGCATGCCTTTCGGCGCCGAGGAGATGGAGGGCATCCTGCTCGCCGCCCTCGCCGACCTCGGGCAGACGCCCCCCGCCCCGTCCGACGACCTTGACCTCCAGGAGGCACTGCGATGA
- a CDS encoding cytochrome P450 — MSDQPRCPVTNFDHHSADHAADHVGAYRKLRQESPVAWTEAHGGYWVVSNYQGVFEASRDDDLFSSGRHDEFGGPGLSVTIPKAPTAFHIPIELDPPQFRPYRKAVNKVTAPAAVENLDDVIKHYVTGFIDTIIEKGEADLAIVAGVPAAVTIDWLGLDPSEYSNYVDAMHTLVAAAPGSPEYVHAAEVAVPWVSKTVREHIAHRRENPSDDATTHFINSEVDGRRMDDDEVYSILELVISGGVGTTASLVTQSLVWLYQNPEERQRLIDDPSMVDIAVEEFLRVFSPTQALARTIMEDTEFQGCPVRKGDRALLSWGSANRDEQQFENPDEVDITRWPNRHVAFGLGIHRCAGSHMGKAMAREMIRQVLARMGDYKVDMDNVVAYPDQGTNAGFHTIPVTFTPGERRLGDTPLFAEHYTKTGR, encoded by the coding sequence ATGTCCGACCAGCCGCGTTGCCCCGTCACGAACTTCGACCACCACTCGGCGGACCACGCCGCGGACCACGTGGGCGCCTACCGCAAGCTGCGCCAGGAGTCCCCGGTGGCCTGGACGGAGGCCCACGGCGGCTACTGGGTGGTCTCCAACTACCAGGGCGTCTTCGAGGCCTCCCGCGACGACGACCTGTTCTCCTCCGGTCGCCACGACGAGTTCGGCGGCCCGGGTCTCTCGGTGACGATCCCCAAGGCCCCGACCGCGTTCCACATCCCGATCGAGCTCGACCCGCCGCAGTTCCGCCCCTACCGCAAGGCGGTCAACAAGGTCACCGCGCCCGCCGCGGTGGAGAACCTCGACGACGTGATCAAGCACTACGTCACCGGCTTCATCGACACCATCATCGAGAAGGGCGAGGCCGACCTCGCCATCGTCGCCGGCGTCCCGGCCGCGGTCACCATCGACTGGCTGGGCCTGGACCCCTCGGAGTACTCCAACTACGTCGACGCCATGCACACCCTGGTCGCGGCTGCCCCCGGCTCCCCGGAGTACGTGCACGCCGCCGAGGTCGCGGTGCCGTGGGTGAGCAAGACTGTCCGCGAGCACATCGCCCATCGCCGTGAGAACCCCAGCGACGACGCCACCACGCACTTCATCAACTCCGAGGTCGACGGCCGCCGGATGGACGACGACGAGGTCTACTCGATCCTGGAGCTGGTGATCTCCGGCGGCGTCGGCACCACCGCCTCGCTGGTCACCCAGTCGCTGGTGTGGCTCTACCAGAACCCCGAGGAGCGGCAGCGGCTGATCGACGACCCCTCGATGGTCGACATCGCGGTGGAGGAGTTCCTCCGGGTCTTCTCCCCCACCCAGGCGCTGGCTCGCACCATCATGGAGGACACCGAGTTCCAGGGCTGCCCGGTGCGCAAGGGCGACCGCGCGCTCCTCTCGTGGGGCTCGGCCAACCGCGACGAGCAGCAGTTCGAGAACCCCGACGAGGTCGACATCACCCGCTGGCCCAACCGGCACGTCGCCTTCGGCCTGGGCATCCACCGCTGCGCCGGCTCCCACATGGGCAAGGCGATGGCACGCGAGATGATCCGCCAGGTGCTCGCCCGGATGGGCGACTACAAGGTGGACATGGACAACGTGGTCGCCTACCCCGACCAGGGCACCAACGCCGGGTTCCACACCATCCCGGTCACCTTCACCCCCGGTGAGCGCCGACTCGGGGACACCCCCCTCTTCGCCGAGCACTACACCAAGACCGGGCGGTGA
- a CDS encoding MaoC family dehydratase, which produces MPGMWFEEFEEGQEFQHPWRRTVTEMDNVLFTSITMNPAPLHLDAEYMATQPAGQRLMNSLYTAGLIGGMIVYDLTMGTTLGNLGYTKFDFPKPVFHGDTLRAETTILDKRESKSRTDSGIVRFEHRGYNQRDEVVHVAHRAGLMLKRPTDA; this is translated from the coding sequence ATGCCCGGAATGTGGTTCGAGGAGTTCGAGGAAGGCCAGGAGTTCCAGCACCCCTGGAGGCGCACCGTCACCGAGATGGACAACGTGCTGTTCACCTCCATCACGATGAACCCGGCGCCGCTGCACCTGGACGCCGAGTACATGGCCACCCAGCCCGCGGGTCAGCGGCTGATGAACAGCCTCTACACCGCTGGCTTGATCGGCGGGATGATCGTGTACGACCTCACCATGGGCACCACCCTGGGCAACCTGGGCTACACCAAGTTCGACTTCCCCAAGCCGGTCTTCCACGGCGACACGCTGCGTGCCGAGACGACCATCTTGGACAAGCGGGAGTCCAAGAGTCGCACGGACTCGGGGATCGTCCGGTTCGAGCACCGCGGCTACAACCAGCGCGATGAGGTCGTGCACGTGGCGCACCGGGCGGGCCTGATGCTCAAGCGCCCCACCGACGCCTGA
- a CDS encoding CynX/NimT family MFS transporter: MDPLLATVEAPGRVGGRRLPPWLAIALVIAIGVNIRGIFGAVPPLVPDIRADLDVSATTASLLTALTLLTMGLCAPLGHVLVTRIGADWAMISLLAVLALAELSRFLIDTPAPLVATAAVIGGALGALSTLTPGFISHHLPHLRGLATGIYSTAMALGVALAAGTAQPVAASFGGWRTALAVWGVVALLLAAALVLTHLGGAGVPDEAGVPTRLSLPLRERRAWFVTAVFAVPMFLGFSVIAWLPSLFVEAGLSAGTAAAYLVAFQCVQLFSMLTLTPLTDRFPGRRGVFATVMVTSTLGLLLLVLEPHDWAVPGLLLAGFGIGGASSLALVKVQDEAHSPQDATRLSGMAMLFSFTGGAIGPFLVGTLKDTTGSYVPGFAVCLGVSTLSLLLLVRMAPARPRPAPVDPHEFPADNRPGPGSPART, translated from the coding sequence GTGGACCCGCTCCTCGCGACCGTCGAGGCCCCCGGGCGCGTCGGCGGCCGCCGCCTGCCGCCCTGGCTCGCCATCGCACTCGTCATCGCCATCGGCGTCAACATCCGCGGCATCTTCGGGGCGGTGCCGCCCCTGGTCCCCGACATCCGGGCGGACCTCGACGTCAGCGCCACCACGGCCAGCCTGCTCACCGCGCTCACGTTGCTGACGATGGGGCTGTGCGCCCCCCTCGGCCACGTGCTGGTCACCAGGATCGGCGCCGACTGGGCGATGATCTCGCTCCTGGCGGTGCTGGCGCTCGCAGAGCTCTCCCGGTTCCTCATCGACACCCCGGCGCCGCTGGTGGCGACCGCGGCCGTGATCGGCGGCGCCCTGGGCGCCCTGTCCACCCTGACGCCGGGGTTCATCTCCCACCACCTCCCCCACCTGCGGGGCCTGGCCACCGGCATCTACTCCACCGCGATGGCCCTCGGGGTCGCGCTCGCCGCCGGTACGGCGCAGCCGGTGGCGGCCTCCTTCGGCGGCTGGCGGACCGCGCTCGCGGTCTGGGGCGTGGTGGCACTGCTGCTGGCCGCCGCGCTGGTGCTCACGCACCTGGGCGGCGCGGGGGTCCCGGACGAGGCGGGGGTGCCCACCAGGCTCTCCCTGCCGCTGCGCGAGCGCCGGGCCTGGTTCGTCACCGCCGTCTTCGCGGTGCCGATGTTCCTGGGCTTCTCGGTCATCGCCTGGCTCCCCAGCCTGTTCGTCGAGGCCGGCCTCAGCGCCGGGACCGCGGCCGCCTACCTGGTGGCGTTCCAGTGCGTGCAGCTGTTCTCCATGCTCACCCTGACCCCGTTGACCGACCGTTTCCCCGGACGTCGCGGCGTCTTCGCCACGGTGATGGTCACCTCGACCCTGGGGCTGCTGCTGCTCGTCCTGGAGCCGCACGACTGGGCGGTCCCCGGTCTGCTGCTCGCGGGCTTCGGCATCGGCGGCGCCAGCAGCCTGGCCCTGGTGAAGGTGCAGGACGAGGCGCACTCCCCCCAGGACGCCACCCGCCTGAGCGGCATGGCCATGCTCTTCTCCTTCACCGGCGGGGCGATCGGGCCCTTCCTGGTGGGGACGCTGAAGGACACCACCGGGAGCTACGTCCCCGGGTTCGCCGTCTGCCTCGGGGTCAGCACGCTGAGCCTGCTGCTCCTGGTCCGGATGGCGCCGGCACGTCCTCGCCCGGCACCGGTGGACCCCCACGAATTTCCAGCTGACAACCGTCCTGGACCGGGCTCGCCGGCCAGGACTTGA
- a CDS encoding ferredoxin: protein MKVVADLDKCQGHGLCRMSAPDVYDVTVDEGQVIVKFDGEIPEELEDGAALGVDSCPELALEIQD from the coding sequence ATGAAAGTTGTTGCTGACCTCGACAAGTGCCAGGGCCACGGTCTGTGCCGCATGTCGGCGCCCGACGTCTACGACGTCACCGTGGACGAGGGACAGGTGATCGTGAAGTTCGACGGGGAGATCCCCGAGGAGCTCGAGGACGGGGCTGCGCTCGGCGTCGACTCCTGCCCCGAGCTCGCCCTCGAGATCCAGGACTGA
- a CDS encoding aldehyde dehydrogenase family protein, which produces MPAEKRSASTYIDGVWSDGASGDSYVSMNPATGQPIGETVTSSIAQVDEAVASSRRAFRSGEWPTWTPEMRADAINRFADLLERERESMSRVIATEVGTPIAACRSMQVGGPIEVLRWYAKMAIKGPRGGYEQALPLYNTPVPSASLLHYEPVGVVACLPAYNYPLNLLVWKLGGALAAGCTSVVLPSPQGLQSTLRIFEILDEVGLPAGVVNLVTGGPEIGIHLTSHRDVDMVSFTGSDGVGAQVMAQGALGSLSKAVLELGGKSPNIVLPGADLAATVGASILRFARNAGQGCAAWSRVLVPEDKVDEFCRLADEFIKTVKVGDPLAEDSVVGPVISAAQRDKVEAWVAELLESGASWGAGGGRPEGLDEGHFVQPGLLRDVDPDHPLADTEFFAPIGMIFGYRDVDHAVELANNTRYGLASNVFGPLDEAIEVARRIRAGTVTINGGAGMRPDAPWGGPGRSGVGRELGEDGYAEFFEVKHIQYALAGITKPPGT; this is translated from the coding sequence ATGCCAGCGGAGAAGCGGAGCGCGAGCACCTACATCGACGGCGTGTGGTCAGACGGTGCGTCCGGTGACAGCTACGTGTCGATGAACCCGGCCACCGGCCAGCCCATCGGCGAGACCGTCACCAGCTCGATCGCCCAGGTCGACGAGGCTGTGGCGAGCTCGCGTCGGGCCTTCAGGTCGGGCGAGTGGCCCACGTGGACCCCCGAGATGCGCGCGGACGCGATCAACCGGTTCGCCGACCTCCTCGAGCGCGAGCGGGAGTCGATGTCCCGGGTGATCGCGACCGAGGTGGGCACCCCGATCGCGGCGTGCCGCAGCATGCAGGTCGGCGGCCCCATCGAGGTGCTGCGCTGGTACGCCAAGATGGCGATCAAGGGCCCGCGCGGCGGCTACGAGCAGGCGCTGCCCCTCTACAACACCCCGGTCCCCTCCGCGAGCCTGCTGCACTACGAGCCGGTCGGCGTCGTCGCCTGCCTCCCGGCCTACAACTACCCGCTCAACCTGCTGGTGTGGAAGCTCGGCGGCGCACTCGCCGCCGGCTGCACCTCGGTGGTGCTGCCCTCCCCGCAGGGCCTGCAGAGCACGCTGCGGATCTTCGAGATCCTCGACGAGGTCGGCCTGCCCGCAGGCGTGGTCAACCTGGTCACCGGCGGACCCGAGATCGGCATCCACCTGACCAGCCACCGCGACGTCGACATGGTCTCGTTCACCGGCTCCGACGGCGTCGGTGCCCAGGTCATGGCCCAGGGCGCGCTCGGCTCGCTCAGCAAGGCCGTCCTCGAGCTCGGTGGCAAGAGCCCCAACATCGTCCTCCCCGGCGCCGACCTGGCCGCCACCGTGGGTGCCTCCATCCTGCGCTTCGCCCGCAACGCGGGCCAGGGCTGCGCGGCCTGGAGCCGGGTGCTGGTCCCTGAGGACAAGGTGGACGAGTTCTGCCGCCTGGCCGACGAGTTCATCAAGACCGTCAAGGTCGGCGACCCGCTCGCCGAGGACAGCGTCGTGGGACCCGTCATCTCCGCCGCCCAGCGCGACAAGGTCGAGGCCTGGGTCGCCGAGCTGCTCGAGAGCGGCGCCAGCTGGGGTGCCGGCGGTGGCCGTCCCGAGGGTCTGGACGAGGGCCACTTCGTGCAGCCCGGCCTGCTCCGCGACGTCGACCCGGACCACCCGCTGGCCGACACCGAGTTCTTCGCCCCGATCGGCATGATCTTCGGCTACCGCGACGTCGACCACGCCGTGGAGCTGGCCAACAACACCCGCTACGGGCTGGCCAGCAACGTCTTCGGTCCCCTCGACGAGGCGATCGAGGTCGCCCGCCGGATCCGCGCCGGCACGGTGACCATCAACGGCGGCGCCGGCATGCGCCCCGACGCCCCGTGGGGCGGCCCCGGTCGCAGTGGTGTCGGCCGCGAGCTCGGCGAGGACGGCTACGCCGAGTTCTTCGAGGTCAAGCACATCCAGTACGCCCTGGCCGGCATCACCAAGCCCCCGGGCACCTGA
- a CDS encoding LLM class flavin-dependent oxidoreductase, whose product MEFGILMGDQPVSTSPKEHLDLMLRKVEAAQKAGFTYLTIGQHYLYEEFRWFQPVPMLARLAAELDDDVKIGTTVLVGPLHHPVQLAEDLATLDVITGGKLVVGIGTGYLPHEYEVFGKPYKQRYSLLEELIEVMTKLWTQDRVTHHGKFFDIEDRPTHLHPVQKPRPPIWLGAMKEMGVRRAARHGDVWTITPQQTIEQVEQLVGAYLDERAKYDLPLTKFPLRRELQLGSDPEDALHKFADVARVKYVSYAGQGMQLLEQERVEQDFLENVKDHVLLGTGDQVQDQIRDIASRLPIGPLLVRPHWPGMDAEQTEAYLEQVGREVVAPLKDLESIGFDELEAKQTV is encoded by the coding sequence GTGGAGTTCGGAATCCTGATGGGCGACCAGCCCGTCTCAACATCGCCCAAAGAGCACCTCGACCTGATGCTGCGCAAGGTGGAGGCCGCCCAGAAGGCCGGCTTCACCTACCTCACCATCGGTCAGCACTACCTCTACGAGGAGTTCCGCTGGTTCCAGCCGGTCCCGATGCTGGCGCGTCTCGCGGCCGAGCTCGACGACGACGTGAAGATCGGCACCACGGTGCTGGTCGGCCCGCTGCACCACCCGGTGCAGCTCGCCGAGGACCTGGCCACCCTCGACGTCATCACCGGCGGCAAGCTGGTGGTGGGCATCGGGACGGGCTACCTGCCCCACGAGTACGAGGTCTTCGGCAAGCCCTACAAGCAGCGCTACTCGCTGCTCGAGGAGCTCATCGAGGTGATGACGAAGCTCTGGACCCAGGACCGCGTCACCCACCACGGCAAGTTCTTCGACATCGAGGACCGGCCGACCCACCTGCACCCGGTGCAGAAGCCCCGCCCGCCGATCTGGCTCGGGGCGATGAAGGAGATGGGCGTGCGTCGCGCCGCGCGGCACGGCGACGTCTGGACGATCACGCCGCAGCAGACCATCGAGCAGGTCGAGCAGCTCGTCGGGGCCTACCTCGACGAGCGGGCGAAGTACGACCTGCCGCTGACCAAGTTCCCGCTGCGTCGCGAGCTGCAGCTCGGCTCCGACCCCGAGGACGCGCTGCACAAGTTCGCCGACGTGGCCCGGGTCAAGTACGTCTCCTACGCCGGCCAGGGCATGCAGCTGCTGGAGCAGGAGCGCGTGGAGCAGGACTTCCTGGAGAACGTCAAGGACCACGTGCTGCTGGGCACCGGCGATCAGGTCCAGGACCAGATCCGCGACATCGCCTCCCGCCTGCCCATCGGTCCGCTGCTGGTCCGGCCGCACTGGCCAGGCATGGACGCCGAGCAGACCGAGGCCTACCTCGAGCAGGTCGGCCGCGAGGTCGTCGCGCCGCTCAAGGACCTGGAGAGCATCGGCTTCGACGAGCTCGAGGCCAAGCAGACGGTCTGA
- a CDS encoding NAD(P)/FAD-dependent oxidoreductase translates to MSPAVDSGAGPVLDLASGRVVVVGGGLATARLCATLRRKKFAGTLTVLSAEEQPPYDRPPLSKEVLAGTKDATPLPFDTDKLQVDLRLGTRATGLSTESRTVATTAGDVEYDALVIATGAEPLRLPGAGPQLTLRTLGDALELRERLVPGARVVLVGASWIGAEVATAALAAGCEVTCVEFGSQPLSGALGPEVGALTRPWWAGVELLTDTAVASVEADGVHLAGGRVLPADVVVTGIGVRPDLSWLEGSGLACDRGVLTDTRCRTDVRGVLALGDVAQRWSRHTDTHRLIEHWDEASMVAATAVASLLDWDEGPEHDPVPYFWSDQFGRKLQYVGAHAPGDELTVQRHPDGSLARALWSRDAVLTAWLGVDATKDVVKARTAIGGPVSAVD, encoded by the coding sequence GTGAGCCCGGCCGTGGACTCCGGGGCGGGCCCCGTCCTGGACCTGGCGTCGGGCCGAGTCGTGGTGGTCGGCGGTGGCCTGGCCACCGCGCGGCTGTGCGCCACGCTGCGGCGCAAGAAGTTCGCCGGCACGCTCACGGTGCTCAGCGCCGAGGAGCAGCCGCCGTACGACCGGCCCCCGCTGTCCAAGGAGGTGCTGGCCGGCACGAAGGACGCCACCCCGCTGCCCTTCGACACCGACAAGCTGCAGGTCGACCTGCGCCTGGGCACCCGGGCGACCGGCCTGTCCACCGAGAGCCGCACCGTGGCCACCACGGCCGGTGACGTGGAGTACGACGCCCTGGTGATCGCCACCGGCGCCGAGCCGCTGCGCCTTCCCGGTGCCGGCCCCCAGCTCACGCTGCGCACCCTCGGGGACGCGCTGGAGCTGCGGGAGCGGCTCGTGCCCGGCGCCCGTGTGGTGCTGGTGGGCGCCAGCTGGATCGGCGCCGAGGTGGCCACCGCCGCCCTGGCGGCCGGCTGCGAGGTGACCTGCGTGGAGTTCGGCTCCCAGCCGCTCAGCGGCGCCCTGGGCCCGGAGGTCGGTGCCCTGACCCGCCCCTGGTGGGCCGGGGTCGAGCTGCTCACCGACACCGCGGTCGCCTCGGTCGAGGCCGACGGGGTCCACCTGGCCGGGGGCCGGGTGCTGCCCGCCGACGTGGTCGTCACCGGCATCGGGGTCCGCCCCGACCTGTCGTGGCTGGAGGGCTCCGGCCTGGCGTGCGACCGCGGCGTGCTGACCGACACGCGCTGCCGCACCGACGTACGCGGCGTGCTCGCCCTGGGCGACGTCGCCCAGCGCTGGTCGCGCCACACCGACACCCACCGGCTGATCGAGCACTGGGACGAGGCCAGCATGGTCGCGGCCACCGCCGTGGCCAGCCTGCTCGACTGGGACGAGGGTCCCGAGCACGACCCCGTCCCCTACTTCTGGTCCGACCAGTTCGGCCGCAAGCTGCAGTACGTCGGCGCGCACGCGCCAGGCGACGAGCTCACCGTGCAGCGCCACCCGGACGGGTCCCTGGCCCGTGCGCTGTGGAGCCGCGACGCGGTGCTCACCGCCTGGCTCGGGGTGGACGCGACCAAGGACGTGGTGAAGGCTCGCACCGCCATCGGTGGACCCGTCTCCGCCGTGGACTGA
- a CDS encoding mycofactocin-coupled SDR family oxidoreductase, with protein MGRFDGKTAIITGGARGQGRSHALRLASEGANIAILDIAGQIDSVAYPMSTTDDLASTERELKELGAEVLAVQCDVRDQEAVKAAVAATEERFGAIDIVLANAGIMASYGKNKHDIAAWHDSVGTMLSGVYYLLHAVTPGMIERGRGGAICITGSTSSYIGVAYKEEMLNPGQMGYGAAKTGVLSLMRNFAMVLGKHGVRVNTVIPAGVSTKMIDNEFFTADLSGDAPGGWMANVMERGPVEPAEITNAVTWLCSDEARFVTGQTLAVDMGTLLL; from the coding sequence GTGGGACGTTTCGACGGCAAGACAGCCATCATCACCGGCGGCGCGCGGGGCCAGGGGCGCTCGCACGCGCTGCGTCTGGCCAGCGAGGGTGCCAACATCGCGATCCTCGACATCGCCGGACAGATCGACTCGGTCGCCTACCCGATGTCGACCACCGACGACCTCGCGTCGACCGAGCGGGAGCTCAAGGAGCTCGGCGCCGAGGTCCTCGCGGTCCAGTGCGACGTGCGTGACCAGGAGGCCGTCAAGGCCGCGGTCGCAGCGACCGAGGAGCGCTTCGGCGCCATCGACATCGTCCTCGCCAACGCCGGCATCATGGCCAGCTACGGCAAGAACAAGCACGACATCGCGGCCTGGCACGACTCGGTGGGCACCATGCTCAGCGGGGTCTACTACCTGCTGCACGCCGTGACCCCGGGCATGATCGAGCGCGGCCGCGGCGGCGCCATCTGCATCACCGGCTCGACCTCCAGCTACATCGGGGTCGCCTACAAGGAAGAGATGCTGAACCCGGGCCAGATGGGGTACGGCGCGGCCAAGACCGGCGTGCTGTCGCTGATGCGGAACTTCGCCATGGTGCTCGGCAAGCACGGGGTGCGCGTCAACACCGTCATCCCCGCCGGCGTCTCGACCAAGATGATCGACAACGAGTTCTTCACCGCCGACCTCTCCGGCGACGCCCCCGGCGGCTGGATGGCGAACGTGATGGAGCGCGGCCCCGTCGAGCCCGCGGAGATCACCAACGCGGTCACCTGGCTCTGCTCCGACGAGGCGCGCTTCGTCACCGGTCAGACGCTCGCCGTGGACATGGGGACCCTGCTGCTCTGA